The genomic interval TCTCTGACATGAGGGCATTCGAGCAAATCTGCTTTAACGTATGAAAGACATTCTTCTTGAGGACTTGTGCAGAATATCTCTCCAGAGACCTTTTTCCTACTAATTTTCCCAACACCTCTTATTTATTCAAAGGTATTGTTTCATATCTGACAATCTCACTACTATACCTTGAAGGAATGGGGCTGTGATGGGCTTAGGCAGAGGGAGAACCCCCTGGCTGTCAGGTGCGATGGCAGAGGGACTGGGGCCCTGCAGTGGGCACAGTCAGCCACAGTGCCATGCGTGGAATATTGCGGCTGTCCCTGGCAAGGAGCCACAGCTCTCCCACATGCAGCTCATGAGGAATGTTGGGAGACATTCGACCCCAGGATGATTGAACAGTTTCTAGAAACAACTTGTCAACAGCTGCCCCCTCTGTTCCCTTCTTATCCAAAACCCCTGTAATCAGCCTCAACAGCCCAGACCTTGGCTTCATGAAACAGCACTGTTAACCCCTCCTCCTCCACATAGTATATGGATCTAGCTAGGGGTgcaggcagggggaggggaaTGCTGCCCCCATCTTAATAGTCACTGAACCTCTACCAGAAAGAAGCCCATTACCTGTGCAAGAACTGATATTCAAGAATCGGTccttattaaatgaatgaatgaatgaccagaAGGGTGAACTCTACAGGATTCATTGATTAACTCAAACGTATGTACTGAGTGTCTCACCATGCTGGTCACTGTCCTAGATGCTGGGGTAACAAAGAGGCCAGGTCCCTGTTCTCATAAAGTTTACCTTCTGATGTGGGGAGGCAGATACTATGCAAATAAACAAACTTTAAGGAGGCTGGGCAGTTGGacttatttgggaaaaaatttaAGATAACGATAAAAGATAATACAAATGTTAATGTACAGTATAACTATATAGCATTTACACTGTAGTCGGTATTATAAGTattctagagatgatttaaagtacacagGAGGATGTGTGTCAGTAACatgcaaatactataccattttatgtAGGGATTTGAGCATCCTTGGATTTTGGTGTCCACCGAGGTCCTGGAACCAAAGCCTCATGGATAAAGAGGGAAAGACTGTAATCTCGGATAATGGTGAGTGCTATAAGGAAAGTAAAGCAAGTCAAGGAGATTGAGACTGAAAGATTGGGAGCAATTCTTCAATTGGATGCTTCAGAGGGTTCCCTAGGtaagtgacatttgagcagagctCTGAAGATCATGACAGAAAGACCTATACCTCCATGCTGGGAAGACAATATGCAAAGGCCTTGGACATAGGAATATCCCTGAGGAGTTTGAGAAACAAATGACCAGATATGGTTGATCAAGGTAGTTCCCAGCATTACCTAAGAGCAGTCATTCCCATCATAAGCATACATCCGAATCACCAGGACAGCTTATGAAAACACAGATTGTGGGCTTCACCCCCATGTTAAGacagtctggggtggggcctgggaatttgcatttctgaaataCCCCCAGGCGATGCTGGTCCTGGGATCAAAGTAGAGGGCGTTTTTTCCTTCCCATACCTGGTCCTTTCCTGCTCATGCTGACTACACACAGTCATAGAGCACCACTGCCTGGTCATCTGCTTCTCCAGATGGTTCTGTTCACCTCTACATCCTAGTAAGTACTCAATCAATATCCACTGCATGAATTCCTCAAAGAAAGTTCCTACACCAGGCCTTGCCTCACTTTCTTCTACCATTCGGCTGTTTGATTTGATGCATTCCCATAAATCCCTGGCTTTGTGGGTGCTATCCCATCTACCCAGCACAGCCTTTTTCCTTTGTCCATCTCTCAAATTCCTATGAAGTTCTTCTTATAGAATATTCTTCTCCATTCTCTCTCCACTCCATCCGAGGTTAGGAATGCtcctcacagtgctgggattccTGCCTCCACTCATGTCACAAGGATCTGTCTACACCTTTATCTTTCTGTCTTAACTACAGGACACAGATAGGCAGTCCTCAGGCTGAACCATCAACAGAAGTTCCTACTGCAGATCCCATGTTTTAAATCGAAGTTCATTGCCAAAACGTACAGGTCAAGAGATTTCACACAAAAATCCAGATTCCTTTTCCCTGGAAAAGTCAGGAAACTACAACTTGGGGCTTATATTCCCCATGGCCATGGCAGGCCAGCAGTGAGGACAGGGACTCTGTCATCTTTGCTTCTGTGGCTCCAACAACCAACACAGTGCTTGGCCCATGGTAGGCACTCAAGAAAATCTTGATCATGAAACTGGAGAAACTATGCCAGGTTGTGGAAAGAAAGAGCAGTTCTGGGTTGGTACTGGATCTAGCTGGCTTGTTGTATGACCTTGGCCTCTCTCCCTGGACTTGAGTTTCTTTTCCTTAAAGTAACGATAGTTTCCACTTCTCAGATTTGTGGAATACAATAAGAAGGAGGATATGAAGTGCTTAGCACACACCTGGTATATAAAGCTCCATGTGTTATTATTTCAAGGAGCTCAGTAAACATTTACTCTCTAGGATGACAGGAAGAATGAGAGGGAGTTcagatcccagctctgctactcactagctatgtgaccttgaacacTTGAGTTAACCTCCTTTGGGCCTTAGTTCCCCCAAGAAGAAATTGACATGAGCCTTACAAGGGTTattgtgaatataaaataaaaacatgaatattagggtggcgcctgtggctcagggagtagggcgccagccccatataccgagggtagggggttcaaacccggcctcggccaaactgcaaccaaaaaatagccgggtgttgtggcgggcgcctgtagtcccagctgctctggaggctgaggcaagagaatcgcgtaagcccaaaagcttggaggttgctgtgagccgtgtgacgtcatggcactctacgggcggcaaagtgagactctgtctctacaaaaaaaaaaagaaaaaaaaatatgaatattaaacTAATTCATCCCTAAAAGCACCTAGACCAAGGCCAGCATGCAGTATGTGCTCCAATAAGCCAGCTGTACCTGTTACAGCTGCTCAGAAGGGTGTTAGACTAGAACCTCACAGGAGCCCTCATGGTTCTAAAATTCTCTGACCACCTTAAACCCAGTGACTCTCAGTCATTCATTCAGCTGTCTTTAAGTCATTGAGAATACATAGAAGGCTCTTGGGGCAGAGAATAGAATTCACCATACAGGTGTTTACCCTCTCTGTGGAAAGTTCCAAAACGCTCTTATGATGGTGCTAAAAGCACCCAGAGTAGTAGTaacagaagggggaaaaggagtgTGGTACAGAGAATTGTCCTGTGAGAGAGATGCTATTATGATCCCCACCCACAGATGAGGGAACTCGGGCTTTGGAGGCTTCCCCAGATGTATCTCAGCATCTGATCTATGTGGAGCTGGCTAGGGAAGGTGCTTCACTCAAGGGGACCTTTAAGGGATTAACGCGATCACTCATGGCGAACAAGTTGGCTTGGAGGAGGGCCAGCAAGAGGGAGGCAGACAGAAACTTCCTGCTCACCCAGACCCAGGGAGTTTGAGACGGACTTATGCTATGCtaccaaaggaaaaaagcaatTAAGGGGAATGAAATAGAGACAGGCCTTTGCCATAATACCAGGAATCAAtcccaaggaaagaaaaaattctagacAACTTGCATTGTTTTACTCCAAATCAAGGGCTGAAACTATCATAGTCAtttgtagagagagagtgtgtgtgttcaTTCTCCTGCACAAGGCTGGTGGCTGCAGGATGACAAAGAGCAGCTGAGAGAAGGCAGAATGGTCCAGGTGTCTGAAGGGCACGCAAATTCTTAGCCCGGGCATCTTTGCCAAGGGGATGCTCTTCCCTTTCAGCATTGGCCATCAAAGATCCCAGGGGCTCAGTGAGAGTGAGTGCATTTGGCCAGCCTATGATGGTGATGATAACCTTATCTGTCCAGTAAGCGTCCTCTCACTCATCCATTCCATAATCACTTGCTAAGCACCTGTGTCCCAGGCACTTATATGCTCTTTCAATCCCAACATTCAGCCCACAAAGTGGCTTCTACTAGGCCCATCTTTAGAGGCTCAGGGATAAGATGACTTGCCCAGACCCGGAAGATGGTAGGGATTTATGTCTCTGACGACCTGACCACAAGCAGGAGGGACAATCCCACCCCTGCTCCATGTCAACTGATACTTTAGGAGCTTCCCTGTGTGATAAGCATATAGTATGTGATGCAGTCTCCATTTTGCAAGAGATCAAATGGACTAAGAGGAATATGTAACTTCAAATTCATGAGTCCAACTGCCCAGCCTCATTAAAGtttactgttttcctttttgttaataggtatcactttaaacattttcatattttagatttaaagccCATACCgttcttgaaattttaaaatcagatttccCTACGGGATACGGGACAAAGACTGGATTTTTCGGTGTACCTCCTAGGCTAGCCGCGCTCCCCGGAACCTGGGATCTGGGGCAGCGGCAAGAACTTGTCTGCGCTCGCCAAACCAGCAGAGAGCTCAGCTTACCCAACTGCGGCCTCAGCCACTGCGCAGGCGCCAGACTACAGCTAGCCGGACTGGCCAGATCGTGGGCAGAGGGTGTGGCGAATCAGGAGGACATCCAAGCCAGGCTCTGGCCAGTCAGAAAGCTTCTTTTATCAACTCTCCGCTTGAGGTTAGCGCTTCTTTTCCGGACACATCCCCTACCCACCACACTCCTTGGGGAGCGGGAGTCGGGGATGGAAGTGAGTAACATCACTTACAACCATTCGTCAAGTGGAATGAATTTGAAGAGCAGATCTTCCTACGAATTGTACCGCAAAAGAAGCCATTAGCCACGCCCCCTCCTCCCACTGGATCTCCGCGAGCATTCGGGGGTGGGAGCTTTTGGCGACAACCAATCGAGGCTCAGCGAGGAGAAGGAGGCGGGGCCGATGGGCGATGGTTGCCTGGCAAGAGCGTTTGGCGCGGTGCTTGGGACGCAGTGGGTACTGGATTGTGTCCTCCAGACCCGGGGCTGGGCTGGGAGTGCAAGCCGCGTCCCTTCGTGTGCATCTTACCGGCCTGCCGTCTGGGGCCTTGTACCGGGCCGCCTGAAGCCTTGTACTGGGCCTCCTGGAGCCTTCTCGTTCCTTCCACCGCCAGCGCCCGATACTCGCCCTCAGCCCAGCCCAGGAGGGCCAGGCCTGCTCTGTCtccatccccatccccaccccggGCACAGGCCCTTGAGACCAGCCCTCCCCACTTTCCCGGCCCAGGCTGGCCCAGGGCCCCGAAGCCCACCCACCAACGCCTGTAGCAGCCGCGCCTGCCCTCTCTGGTCCGTGGTAGTGTTGGTTACCATGGTGAAGCTGGCAGCCAAATGCATCCTGGCAGGTGAGTCTGAAAACTTGCGCTTGAATAACAGTGGTCTCCTGAGTCCAGAGCCTTCGTAATTTATCGAGAGCTTTTGTTCGCGTAAATTGTCtaccctctttccctttctggcTCCCAAAGGCGAGTTGCTGCAATTACTGATAGAGTAAATTACATTAGGCTGGAACAGTTATCTTCCAGAGCACATTTGTAGCTCCAGCTGATTTCCCCTGCTCCCTGTCATACTCGGAGACCACCTTCACCAGTTGAGCTGACTTGTTAAAAAATAACTCGTTAAAAAAACTTGGAGGAGCAGGCTcgttaaaaaaatcaacttaagCAAACCGTAAGTGCTTCAGCTAAATAAGCATCAATGACTTTGGTAGTCTTTACTATGGGATTTTGACATACACACACCATCCCCTCTGATAACAGAGATAGGAGAGAGTGACAAGAGTTTGCAAAAGGCACCGGTATGTTGTGTTTAAGACTCAAAGTTAATACTGCACTAGCCCAAAGTCGGGAGGATATAAACGTTCAATCCACCAAAGGTAGGAATCCTTGTTTTTGTTGACTGATATACTCCAAGCACCCAGAACAACACCTGAAACATAGCAGGTGCTAgcaaatatttgtagaatgaatgaatataccGCATACACATTGGTAGTGTTTCCCTTGTATCAGTTTGCACATTTAGAAAAACAATACTTTGGATTATAGACATATGACTACAAGATACATATGTATTTTACTGAGTCCTTACTATATGCTAGGCACATGTATTTCATCATCTCACTGTAGCATATTTCCTGTCTTCATAGGAAGATCTGTTCTTGTTCTGATCTCACTGAAATGATAAGAGGTGTTGGCCAGGGTCAACCCCTAATAAGGGTCATACATGGGATTTTAACCTCCAGATCTGTCCACCTCCAAAACTCTTTTAACTTGTATTGCTGTTGAAACCTGTGACCTTTCCAGGCTTCCCTGACCAGCTCAGGAAAGAAATAGTGAGAAATTTGTACGGTAAaagagattcctttttttttttttttaattcctctctTCCAGACTGAAAATAAATTGTAATATCTTTAGTGACttctaatttgaaaataaaagggtCACACAGAAAGATGACTGACAATAGTACCTAAATCGTACTGgagcaaaataaattaatgattctCAAGAGAGTCACTAGTTTCCAGAGCACCAGGGGAGGCAGTATtgtgtaacaaaaataattctgCCTGTTCCTCTTACTGGCTGTGTCATCTTGGACAAAGCGCTTTTTTGAGCTTCGGTTTCCTCACAGACAAGGTGGGAACATTTTTATCTTCTAAAGTTAGATTCTTTACAAAtgggcttttctctctctctctctgtgactGTTCTTTCTCCTAATTCTTTTTTGATTCAACTTCCATAGTGGAACTAACAGCACTTTTTGTGTGTCAGCACTGTGCCAGACCCTCAGTACAGGTCCCCTCCCTGAATCgtcctcacaacaaccctctgGATTTGGTATTATTGTCATCctcatttacagatgaggcaactaggcccagagaggtgaagacACTTGCCCTGGGTCACACAGCTGGACACAGCAGAGTTGTATGATCCAGAGCCTGGGTCCTGACCCAGGGGATCAGATTTCCAGGGCTTTGTTCTTACCCCACACTGTACTGTCTTTATGCCACTTTCCTTTTTACCTTTCTCTGTCCATTGTCCTCTGGGCACTTTTTTCTCCTGATTTCATCCATAGCCTGAGTAAGGGGCTCCTGAACTCCATCCTGCCCCTCAGTCTGCAACCTCCTTTCAAGGCCACAAGGGCATTTCCTTCTGAACCTTCCCAGGCACTAAAAGACCTCAGCCAAAGCACTGAATCAGTCCCTTTGCCAAATTCTCTTTCTCCACCCCAACCCCACCACATGCACCCCACTGGTTAAACAAAAGTACCAGTCAGAGAAAAATGACTGGTTTTTCTCTTACAACTGGTCATAGAGAAACCTGATATTTAGTTCAAATGTTTATTCCTTTAGCAgatattaagcacctactatgtgtgaGTCTCCATGCAAAGTGCAATGGGAATACAAAGATGAGTCTGCCCAGTGCTTACAGCCAACGAAGAGCTCAGATGTGCACACTAAGTACAATGCAGCAGGCGCAGACTAATGCCCTCTGTGTGCCAGATAAGGAGGACATGCCTCAAGACACAGACAGCTGTTACTTGTTCTGgcttaaacaaagaaagaaaacaacacttgatgtttctctatattttatttactcaagaaatactttaaaagtaGTTACTATTTGCTAGGTACTGCATGTGTTAACTCGTTAAATCCCCATAACAATTCTGTGGAGTAGGTGCTGTTATTATCCTGTTTTGCAAAGATagcaactgaggcacagagagatgaagTAATTGATTTATAGTCGCATAGCTAATAAGTGATGGAGCTGGAGTCACTCCCGTGTCTGTGCACTTGTAGGCTGTGATACACTCCCTCTTATTAAATGTGGGGATGATAATAGCGCTCCCTGGAGGGTTGGTTTGATATCAAATCTCACATTGCCAGCGATGGTGCGCGTTACCCACACAGGTAAAAGACGGAGGGGGAAGGGATGACCTTCAGAGGCTATGCAGGAAGGAgactgatttattattattattattgcaaaaTATTACGGGGGTACACatggttttggttacatggattgcttttgtaatgcttgaatcAGGGTTGTAAACGTGCCCGTCACCCAGgtggtgttcattgtacccattaggttgGAAGGACACTGCCTGAGCTATACCTGGCAGAGAATAGGCCGAATGTGAACTTGGACTAGAGAGACCTGGAAGGAGGTGGTCTTGAGTAATTTTTAGGGACTGAACAAACAGGAGTATATGGAGCCCAGGTTTTGTATAAGGGATTGCTGGAGAGTGAGTTGGGAAGCCGGTTAGGGCTGCTATGAAGAGTTGCGGGCAGCAAGGAACCCTGGGTGGGCTGTGTGAGGGTTTGATGGGATGAAAGCACTGTTTTATGAAGGTCCGTCTATGGATATCATGCTCAGGACAGGTTAGAGCAAGGagtaaagaggaagagagaaggccACTTGGGAAGTATTTTCAGTCAAGGCctattcaagaaaacagaaaatgcatttgTCTTTTCAATGGAGAGATTTTAATACATGGAATTGGTTCATCAGGCGTTGGAGAAGTGGAAGAGTAAGAAGGCAGCCTTGTTGTGACACAGAGTGGTGGACAGAGGTTGGGGGCGTCAGAAGCTAGAAAAAGAGCCCCAGAGAGCAGTGATCCAGACCTCCAAGGAAGGGGCACTGTCCTGTTGTTAGTGCTGGCACTGCAGGAGTTCTGTCACCTGCATATGATGCCACCACAATGCCACTGATCCCTAAGACTCATTTCCCACTGGAAGGAGCTCAGCCCTGTGCTCAGGGAAAGACAAGACCAAACCAGTTCCAAACCATCCTGGTCTGTATTTTGAGACCACTCCTGGTACCAAGGACTACACAAATCAGGATCCAGGCAAAAAACAGATGCTGGGCATCTCAATGGTGAGAATTTTGTGTAGGATGTTAATTAAACAGGTGTGGGATGACTGGAAAGACAAAAGAGGCGGCTGAGGCAGCATAGGCGGTAACTGCAGGGAGCAGTGTCACCCCTTGAGCTGGGTGGGCAGAGGGGAAAGGGTGGGGTTAGCAGCGCCTAAAAGCTTGGGGGAGGGGCCCTGGGAGCTGAGATGTAGACCTTTGAGGAGGGGGCACTGCCCACTGTTCTGAAACCCCAGAGGGGCCATAATAAGTCTGGTCTGGGGGTGCAAATAATGAAAATGGAGACAGGAAGCTGTTCCTCCCACTGGGGGCATGGCCAGAAGGGTAATGCTAAGACGAAGGAAAAGCAAAGGGACGGAGCAATTTCCTTCTCCCCCCTCCGGCCTTCCACTCTCTGGAACTCACATTAGCAGACCCTAATAGCAAGCTGTTGACACAGGGGAAATGTGTTTGCAGAGTTTCCACCCAGCAGAGCAGGGAGGGCTTGGGGCTGAGACGAACCCAGGTGTGAGCTAACCAGGACAGTGTCAGCAGTCAGAGCCAAGGAGGGTGACCTTGGGACAGAGCAAAGGGTGTAAGTGGCGCTAAGGAGACTGACTAGAGATGGGAAGATGGTGGAGGAGCAGTCAGAGGTGACAGGTTGACTCTGGGGATGGTAACAATGCATGGTGGTCTGGGTGGGCAAACCACTGAGGCCCCAGGCATGTGCCAGGAGCCTGGCTGTGATGCTGTGAGAGTGGATGAAAGCAGGCCATTCTAGCAGAAGCATCCACAGGTTCTCAGGAGTACAGAGCTTGGGAGGGAGATCCTGCCTCGAGAAGTGACAGTCAAAGTGGTGACAGTTAATGAGACAGAGTGGCAGGAGAACCAGGCCAATGCAGGGTCACCCAGGCCACAGGGACAGGGCTCAGGAAGGAGAGGCAGCTTCAGGCTGACTCACATCCTTCAGAATTGTCAAGAAGGATGGGAAATGAGAGGAGATCACTGGACTTGCCAGTCATGTCTCGGTGACCTCACATGGTGCCTTTGCAGACGTCCTCCTCCCTGTCCCACAGAGCCCTCGCTGCTTTGACCCACAGCCTCAGCCCTTGACCCTAGGGAAGCCTCCCACACTGACGAGCCCTATTGTTCATTTCTTTCCTCGCTGCTCCCCAGACACTTCGGTTCTCAGTCTATGCTGTCTGAATTTGCACTTGTCATCCTGTTGCTCTGCAACATGTTTATCCGTTATTTCACCTCCCTATGCTTGGTTCCCCCTCTTCACCAACACAGGAAGTTTGCTATAAGTGTTGGTGACTCTGACTGACAGTCAGAAGAAAGACTTAGGAAATTAACCAGAAAATTGTGGAGAATTTCACAAGCAGGAAGGGCCAGTTTCCCACTGGATTCAGGAGCAAAATTGGAGTTGGGAGGGTGGATGCCATCCAGGCCCAAAGAAGCAAAGTGATGTGTGCTATTCGCCCTGAGATGGGTGGGTAACCCTATGACAGTCCAGGCTGTGATTACTGTGGATGTCACGGAAGGCTGCAGTGATGAGGGCCTGTAGGGCAGCACTAAATATGGGTCAGAAGTGGCCCTTGAGCTCTAGGAGAGGAGCGGGGCCTGATGGAGAGAGCACAAGTTGGAATCCTAGGCAGGTTACTGAGCCCTGTCTCTCCAACTGTCAGATGAGGTCAATGATATGCAGCTTGGCAGGGAAGGAGTGAACAAGACGGGTTGGTGAGGAGGGCTCAACACATGTTGGCTCCCTTCTAAGAAGCGGTAACAGATAGAAAAGCCAGACCTGAATGGCTCACTCAAACCTGGGGGAGTTCACGTAAAGTGAAATGCCACTAGTAGTCAAATACTTGTCtaataagagaaaattatagGCGGGGCGCATCAAAGCTGAAAAGTGAACAGAGCGCAGGCTGTTGAGAAGGGGAGTAGAGGTGTTGAAGccaactgtaaaatggggaagCAGGTGAAAGAGGGTGTGCTGAGCGATGCTGGTGGGGGGGCGAGGAGTGCTGCAGTGACTTTGCTGAGAAGCAGGAGGCCtgagaaagcagaaaacagagtgctgtggggtgggggctgggtaaTGGTTGCGGGAGCGATTGGTTAACCCTGAGTGAGTGACTTCAGGTGTGAAGACTCATGTGCCACTCAAAAACAACTGGCTTATCAAAAGAGGCCAAAAAGGAGGCCGAACAGAGCCACGTTGGAAAAGTGGGGAGGACAAAGGGGAATTAAAGGTGGACAGAGACAGCTTCTGGCCCCTTGATGGGCACGGGGCGGGGGGCTGGGAGGGCATAGGGGAGGGACTCCAGATTTAGTTGCTCCTGATAGTCTTATGAAGGTTCAGAGATCAGACTGAAAACCAACATGAACCTTTAGTTCCGAGGTGCCGGTTCTGGGACTATTGACCAACAACAGAAAGTCTGGCAGACAGACCCAGTGGGGGTGAGGCCAGCCTGGAGGAAATGGTTGCCATTGCAAATAGAATTGTGGAGAGGCCCCTAGGAAGTTGGATCCTCAGAGGTCCCAAAGGGCATGCAGAGATGGAGATGGAATATGTCACTTGGAAATGGACTTCAGGATGGTGACCTAGCATCTGACTCCTTACATCCTATAAATccctacccagaaaaaaataaagtatcaggTAGAAGCTCTAAGCTCAGACTACTTCTATGTGCAGGTGAGCCTCCACGCCTGCGCCATTCACACTGCTTTATCTTCAGAATGTCAAGGTAAATTCAAGTTTGGAAATGACAGGTTTTCCCCGTAGGATGTGTTTCACTGGAAGAGTGTCAGCTCTGTTTCCTGCGCTTCGGAGCCCTCCATAATCTCCGTTACCTTCTGGGTCAGTTCCTTTGGCTGAAGGgcttagctgtgcagaaatgtGCTCTGGCCGTACGAATTTTGCAGATGAGTCTCTTGGACCTATTGCCCTGCAAGTGGCCTCAGAACACATTCTTGTGAGAGCCAAGTTCATTTCCTCTGAAAATTCACTGGAGTTTCTGGTTTCTAGACTAGTGTTCTACAGCAGGAGAGTCTCAAGTCAGTGGTGTTTTTCTCCTCTGACCTCACAGGAGACCCGACAGTGGGCAAGACGGCCCTGGCACAGATCTTCCGCAGCGATGGAGCCCATTTCCAGAAGAACTACACCCTGGTGAGCTGTGGGGGTTGTAGCCTGCCTTAGAGAAAAGCGACGGGTTAACCCCGAGTGAGTGACTTCACAAACTTCCTTGAAGAAACCCTAAGAGCCTGAGGACAGGCTGCTCAGAGGACCATGTGGAGATTGTTTTTTCCACTAGCCCAGGGTAAGGGACTGTCCGCAGAGCAGATTGGCCAGGAACAACTTAGTCACCATGAGTAGCAGTTCACTCAGGGGCAATAAGGGGAGCAGGGACTAGTTGGTCCTCTCTGACCTCTGCAGTCTGAGCCACTTGTCACCCAAATAAATCCAGAACACAAACCCCTTGGCTAGGGATGTCCCTCAGGGATTGGGGAGCTTACTGTGTCCTCTACAACGTGCCCCCCCCCCCGGGGCGCTCACGTTCTTGGTGTTCCTCTGCAGACAACAGGGGTGGATTTGGTGGTGAAGACGGTGCCAGTTTCTGACACGGGCGACAGTGTGGTGAGTGGTGTCTTACCCCAGAGGGACTTGGGGCTACCCCAGCTGGGCCCGGGGTCTCCCTGGTCACCACCATCCTCCCTAGGAAGATGCGGTGTGAGGATGTAGCCTAGACTTGTCTGAACATTTGGAAACCCAACTGGGGAATGTGGAAAGCACTCAAGGGAGGGGCTGACgaggaggaaggcaggaagacCAGTTGTCAAAGAACTGGTTAGCTAGTGTCAAAGTTCCTGACCTGGGCTCCTTTATGGGAACCTAGGACTCTGGACATTGAATGGCAAGATTTATGTTTGTCTTTGCATACCAGGAGAGAGGGTTCATAGCTTTCACCAGATTCTTAAATAGGTCcatgagaggggaaaaaaaattctgagtacCCCCATAAAGGGTAGACAGGGGCATAGGTAACCAGTATGCAAAGTAGATACCAGTCACACTGTGTGCTTCAGGGGCCAGAGGCCAGCCAGGGCAGGCCCAGTACCAGTGGGGAGCTGAGGGAGACTTCCTAGAACAACAGCATTAAggggcagaggggcagagggGCCTCTCGTGAGGGCTGGGGAACATTCAGACAGGGGCAGGAAGGGTGATTCCATGCCCTCTGTCAGAATCACACCAGAGCCATCCCACAGTGATGACTGGCTGTCCTACTTTAATCGCCTTCCCCAGGCCTACTCAGTGACCTCCTTTAAGAGGAATCGTTTTAAGATTTGAGAATCAATTTGGTTAGCAAAGTGCAGAATGACCTTTTGGAAACCAGAGCACTTGTCAGCCTGCTTAGCATTCTGTTCTGCCAGGTGGGAAGTCAGCTTGTTCCTGGTATTTTTGCACGCGGGGTTAGGAGAGTTGAGGCGCCGCACAGAAGTGCTGGTTGGTGTGGGAAACTGTTCACCATCTAAGACTGTGGAGTTTGCTCCTCTCAGCAGTGTCTCTCGCATGTCTGTCCCCAGACAGAGGGTGCTTGAAAACATGCGCACACGCGGACGCTTGTATTTTGCCACTAAGACGAGTCTGTAGTGAGTCGAGAGTGATCAGTGCCCCGGAGCCCGTGGTTTTCCCACATGAAGACATTCTCAGACAGGACATGCTTTTCTGATTCTAGGAACTCTTCATTTTTGACTCTGCCGGCAAGGAGCTGTTTTCTGAAATGCTGGACAAATTGGCAAGTAGTGCGCGGTCTGCTTCCCACCCACCACTGTTTGCCCTTACGGTGTTCAT from Nycticebus coucang isolate mNycCou1 chromosome 3, mNycCou1.pri, whole genome shotgun sequence carries:
- the IFT27 gene encoding intraflagellar transport protein 27 homolog, whose protein sequence is MELVIPDAAVPPTHIPHTLYDLSLPACARALYPWRGRPLSRCTGLVLVCILYRATQTRKQLAVGSQDQDIAAPRRAQAPAQGSTLHFGRTEALAIKDPRGSVRASRAPRNLGSGAAARTCLRSPNQQRAQLTQLRPQPLRRRQTTASRTGQIHSGVGAFGDNQSRLSEEKEAGPMGDGCLARAFGAVLGTQWVLDCVLQTRGWAGSASRVPSCASYRPAVWGLVPGRLKPCTGPPGAFSFLPPPAPDTRPQPSPGGPGLLCLHPHPHPGHRPLRPALPTFPAQAGPGPRSPPTNACSSRACPLWSVVVLVTMVKLAAKCILAGDPTVGKTALAQIFRSDGAHFQKNYTLTTGVDLVVKTVPVSDTGDSVELFIFDSAGKELFSEMLDKLWESPNVLCLVYDVTSEQSFNSCSKWLEKVRSQIPGTSLPGVLVGNKADLASRRAVDSAQAQAWALGQGLEYFETSVKEMENYEAPFHCLAKKFHHLYREKVEVFQALV